The Catenuloplanes niger genome includes a window with the following:
- a CDS encoding FxsB family cyclophane-forming radical SAM/SPASM peptide maturase: MNGPIQVVTRPRWPDVELDVAALRADGWRPTPFRDFVLKVHQRCNLACDYCYVYTMADQSWRDRPMAMVPGTWRAAAGRIADHARDHELPRVRVILHGGEPLLLGVAGLEPLLADLTAAIAPVTALELQLQTNALLLDEPILHLLKYHGVRVGVSLDGTAEANDRHRRYADGRGSSAGVDRALRLLTAPEHRAAYAGLLATVDITQDPVECYDHLRGYAPPVLDFLLPHANWAHPPESRAGAPYGEWLIKVFDLWYAERPQPIRIRLFEDVIRLILGRGGRSEQVGLSPVAVAVVESDGAIEQVDSLKSAYPGACATGLTVFDDPFDAAFGNPGVVARQIGLRALCSTCRSCPLHTVCGAGHYAHRYRAGAGFLNPTVYCADMIKLIRHVITVVSDDVHQRLAVAHRD, translated from the coding sequence ATGAACGGTCCCATCCAGGTCGTGACGAGGCCACGCTGGCCGGACGTGGAGCTTGACGTCGCGGCGCTGCGTGCGGACGGGTGGCGGCCCACGCCGTTCCGGGACTTCGTGCTGAAGGTGCATCAGCGCTGCAACCTGGCCTGCGACTACTGCTACGTCTACACGATGGCGGACCAGAGCTGGCGGGACCGGCCGATGGCGATGGTGCCGGGGACGTGGCGGGCGGCGGCGGGGCGGATCGCGGACCATGCCCGCGACCATGAGCTGCCGCGCGTACGGGTGATCCTGCACGGTGGGGAGCCGCTGCTGCTGGGCGTGGCCGGGCTGGAGCCGCTGCTCGCGGACCTGACCGCGGCGATCGCGCCGGTCACCGCGCTGGAGCTGCAACTGCAGACGAACGCGCTGCTGCTCGACGAGCCGATACTGCACCTGCTGAAATACCACGGGGTACGGGTGGGCGTCAGCCTGGACGGGACGGCGGAGGCGAACGACCGGCACCGGCGGTACGCGGACGGGCGGGGCAGCAGCGCCGGGGTCGATCGGGCGTTGCGGCTGCTCACCGCGCCGGAGCACCGGGCGGCCTATGCGGGGCTGCTGGCCACCGTGGACATCACGCAGGACCCGGTCGAGTGTTATGACCATCTGCGCGGATATGCGCCACCGGTCCTCGACTTCCTGTTGCCACACGCCAATTGGGCGCATCCGCCGGAATCGCGAGCGGGTGCGCCGTACGGTGAATGGCTGATCAAAGTTTTTGATCTTTGGTATGCGGAGCGGCCGCAGCCGATCCGGATCCGGCTGTTCGAGGACGTCATCCGGCTGATCCTGGGCCGCGGCGGGCGGTCCGAGCAGGTCGGGCTGAGCCCGGTCGCGGTCGCGGTGGTGGAGTCGGACGGCGCGATCGAACAGGTCGACTCGCTGAAGTCGGCCTATCCGGGCGCGTGCGCGACCGGGCTGACCGTGTTCGACGACCCGTTCGACGCGGCGTTCGGGAATCCCGGCGTGGTGGCTCGTCAGATCGGGCTGCGGGCACTATGCAGTACGTGCCGATCCTGCCCGCTGCACACGGTCTGCGGCGCCGGGCACTACGCACATCGCTACCGGGCGGGAGCTGGCTTCCTGAACCCGACCGTGTACTGCGCCGACATGATCAAGCTGATCCGCCACGTGATCACGGTGGTGTCGGACGACGTGCACCAGAGATTGGCGGTCGCGCACCGTGACTGA
- the fxsT gene encoding FxSxx-COOH system tetratricopeptide repeat protein, with translation MAHGESGPGGSDGPRSELVAELQVLYRAAGRPAYRRVSAAISERDDMPDTVSHETVGAILRGEWLSRWIKLECVVRQLATVAVHRPDPELEVRRFHALWLAADDAQRGRDPAAPAAPDPPPQGSALPDGPISDGLPQRNPAFTGRQELLDVIAKGLVKEPPQPIVLYGLGGMGKSQLAAEYAHRRRADYDRIWWISAEQPSSALAEMTRIADRLEIQPSRSALQTVRTMLNKLENGGIGRWLLIFDNVGAVEEVETFMPRAGGDVVITTRDVASWRERGRLIEVDVFQRPESVELLRERGYRISFADAERLADFLGDMPLALEQVAAMQSYTRTPVSEYVEQLQSRAAVLLAQGRPTGYSETVASAFGLAYERLRRESFGAAQLLDMLSCLSAEPVPLALLSRAGGESIPDPLGRILDDSEELTAAVWRLGRYGLVRVGEDAQRLEVHRLVQLIVRDALTEEELRLARASAHRLLISANPGDPGESVWDLHSQLRRHVRVSGLIKNMDPGARRLVTDQIRYLSLAGDPTESVRLAEEAQREWAIGGVGRDELTYQCRRHLLHALLIIGAYEKATRVADELWDEIRGDSAFGPEHGLTINVVVSVAQHRRLFGRYDEALTMERKRLEALRRTSDQARILGGQSNEAVTLRMLGDFAAALEIDRHVAEQRARLYGDVNYWTMLSDSNVARDLYGLGRYQEAMEIMERVLPRIKRELGPRHDHALIGARTLAVAARKAGDLDRALAESRENYLNCQGTYQADHSNRLAAVMTYANTLCATGQFTSAWDLATMAIHRYRRGLGERNPLSLAASVNFGIVQRAQGEARKARQIDRLALEALRQTVGPRHPFTLAASMGLANDLAMVHEEESAAALLADTFELMCEVRGESHPETLTCAVDYGLLGARSERVPGLAESLGRLEELLGADHPHVSALRQGQRGECDVEPPPT, from the coding sequence GTGGCCCATGGAGAATCCGGACCGGGCGGCTCGGACGGCCCGCGCTCCGAACTCGTCGCCGAGTTGCAGGTGCTCTACCGCGCCGCGGGTCGTCCGGCCTATCGGAGGGTCAGCGCCGCGATCAGCGAGCGTGATGACATGCCGGACACGGTGAGCCACGAGACGGTCGGCGCGATTCTGCGCGGCGAGTGGCTGTCCCGGTGGATCAAATTGGAGTGTGTGGTCCGGCAACTCGCCACCGTTGCGGTGCACCGACCCGATCCGGAGCTGGAGGTGCGTCGTTTCCACGCACTCTGGCTGGCCGCCGACGACGCTCAGCGGGGCCGGGACCCGGCCGCGCCGGCCGCGCCGGATCCGCCCCCGCAGGGTTCGGCACTGCCGGACGGCCCGATCAGTGACGGTCTTCCCCAGCGGAACCCGGCCTTCACCGGCCGCCAGGAACTGCTCGACGTCATCGCGAAGGGCCTGGTCAAGGAGCCGCCGCAACCGATCGTGCTGTACGGGCTCGGCGGCATGGGCAAGTCGCAGCTCGCGGCCGAGTACGCGCATCGCCGCCGGGCCGACTACGACCGCATCTGGTGGATCTCGGCCGAGCAGCCGTCGTCCGCGCTGGCCGAGATGACCCGGATCGCGGACCGCCTGGAGATCCAGCCCAGCCGATCCGCGTTGCAGACCGTACGGACCATGCTCAACAAGCTCGAGAACGGCGGGATCGGACGCTGGCTGCTGATCTTCGACAACGTCGGTGCGGTGGAGGAGGTCGAGACGTTCATGCCCCGGGCCGGTGGCGACGTCGTCATCACCACCCGGGACGTCGCCTCGTGGCGGGAGCGCGGCCGGCTGATCGAGGTGGACGTGTTCCAGCGACCGGAGAGCGTCGAGCTGCTGCGCGAGCGCGGCTACCGGATCTCGTTCGCGGACGCGGAGCGGCTCGCCGACTTCCTGGGCGACATGCCGCTCGCCCTGGAGCAGGTGGCGGCCATGCAGTCGTACACCCGAACCCCGGTCAGCGAGTACGTGGAGCAATTGCAGAGCCGGGCGGCGGTACTGCTGGCGCAGGGTCGTCCCACCGGCTATTCGGAGACGGTGGCCAGCGCGTTCGGGCTGGCCTACGAGCGTCTCCGGCGCGAGTCCTTCGGTGCCGCACAGTTGCTCGACATGCTGTCCTGCCTCAGCGCGGAGCCGGTACCGCTGGCGCTGCTCAGCCGGGCCGGCGGCGAGTCGATCCCGGATCCGCTCGGCCGGATCCTGGACGACTCGGAGGAGCTGACCGCGGCGGTCTGGCGTCTCGGCCGCTACGGACTGGTCCGGGTCGGCGAGGACGCGCAGCGGCTGGAGGTGCACCGACTGGTGCAGCTCATCGTGCGCGACGCGCTGACCGAGGAGGAACTGCGGCTCGCCCGGGCCAGTGCGCACCGCCTCCTCATCTCCGCCAACCCCGGCGACCCGGGCGAGTCGGTCTGGGACCTGCACTCCCAGCTGCGGCGGCACGTACGCGTCTCCGGCTTGATCAAGAACATGGATCCCGGCGCGCGCCGCCTGGTCACCGACCAGATCCGGTACCTGTCGCTGGCCGGGGACCCCACGGAATCCGTGCGGCTGGCCGAGGAGGCCCAGCGGGAGTGGGCCATCGGCGGCGTGGGCCGGGACGAGCTCACCTATCAGTGCCGACGGCACCTGCTGCACGCGTTGCTCATCATCGGTGCCTACGAGAAGGCCACCCGGGTCGCCGACGAGCTCTGGGACGAGATCCGGGGTGACAGCGCGTTCGGGCCTGAGCACGGCCTCACCATCAACGTGGTGGTCTCCGTGGCACAGCACAGACGGCTGTTCGGGCGGTACGACGAGGCGCTCACGATGGAGCGGAAGCGCCTGGAGGCCCTGCGTCGTACGTCGGACCAGGCGCGGATCCTGGGCGGTCAGAGCAACGAGGCGGTCACACTCCGGATGCTCGGCGACTTCGCCGCCGCGCTCGAGATCGACCGGCACGTCGCGGAACAGCGGGCGCGACTGTACGGCGACGTCAATTATTGGACGATGCTGTCAGACTCCAACGTGGCACGTGACCTCTACGGACTCGGCCGCTACCAGGAGGCCATGGAGATCATGGAGAGGGTCCTGCCACGGATCAAACGAGAGCTGGGACCGCGGCACGACCACGCGCTCATCGGGGCTCGCACGCTCGCCGTCGCGGCGCGCAAGGCCGGCGATCTCGACCGGGCGCTGGCCGAGAGCCGGGAGAACTACCTGAACTGCCAGGGCACCTATCAGGCCGACCACAGCAACAGGCTGGCCGCCGTCATGACGTACGCGAACACGCTGTGCGCGACCGGCCAGTTCACCTCCGCGTGGGACCTCGCGACCATGGCCATCCACCGGTACCGCCGGGGTCTGGGGGAACGCAACCCGCTGTCGCTGGCGGCGTCGGTGAACTTCGGCATCGTCCAGCGCGCGCAGGGGGAGGCGCGGAAGGCCCGGCAGATCGATCGGCTGGCGCTCGAGGCATTGCGGCAGACCGTCGGGCCGAGGCATCCGTTCACCCTCGCGGCGTCGATGGGCCTGGCCAACGACCTGGCGATGGTGCACGAGGAGGAGTCGGCGGCCGCGCTGCTGGCGGACACGTTCGAGTTGATGTGTGAGGTCCGGGGCGAGTCGCATCCGGAGACGCTCACCTGTGCGGTCGACTACGGGCTGCTGGGGGCGCGGTCGGAACGGGTGCCCGGGCTGGCGGAGAGTCTCGGTAGGCTGGAGGAGCTCCTCGGGGCGGATCACCCGCACGTGTCGGCCTTGCGTCAGGGTCAGCGCGGCGAGTGCGATGTGGAGCCGCCGCCCACCTAA
- the fxsT gene encoding FxSxx-COOH system tetratricopeptide repeat protein, with protein MPPALLAAATLDLGLDSPSENPDWADVPAVVTWFEQLPSVPGSHPPLILFVERVAHDPTVSVSRELHEWIETRSGLDPATQREIHVTTLRHSVRLRALSNESYTDGKVGQNGHPSTPHGGDPGALSSSVLAHTPSATAEITETGSGREPVRIWGGVPLRNPDFTGRETLLSNLRKALETRSAASVLPQTLHGMGGVGKTQLAVEFVYRYSDQYDVVWWIAAEQQSLVLQSLLDLSRRLGLPRTEDMRQTATMVMDALATTPLRWLLVYDNALNPDDITGLVPSAGGHVILTSRNQTWASVWDAIEVDVFDRPESVELIRKRGNVIAREDAEALAEKLGDLPLALDQAASWQKATGMPVGEYLELFDHHVRELLDEGRPASYPTTVAAFVNIAFERLRVDAPAVAQLLELFAFLGAEPLSVSLLRSAKNSNVSQPLAGVLRDTIKLNRTIRALRQYGLARVGGDQSIQVHRLVQLVLRDGLSEDLAEQSRRNAQAILSAANPEEPDESRSWPIYALIEPHLQPAGLIYSDRRDAHQVVIDQIRYLGVIGDSEGARRLGELTVNVWQKNRTAPNLGPDGEHTLLATRHLAVALSDLGLSGRAKALKLEAFRRFQENAAFGRLHEHTLSTLLSIGTDLRAAGDFKEALASENDAVERHEAAFGEDDTLTISALGNRAVSLRMLSRFQEAYDVDIKRISTLQDTVGENNWRTLLAQSNLARDLYGLGRYTEALELQRGVLPLHSSTLGDRHPHVLLAIRTLTIALRKTGSYREALPYARTNFRDLTARFGPDHEHVLSAAMTLANTLRVMGQPGEARNIAMSTLTKYRRVFGDEHPLTLAASTNTAIILRALGEHRDAFDLDERTLRSLTNALGAEHGYTLCAASNHSNNLAQAHDLQAARDLSRKTLELSRSVRGVEHPYTLACAVNSALDLVASGDSVQGRELLDETVLAMSRTLGPDHPETVDVGRGKRAECDIEPPPT; from the coding sequence GTGCCCCCCGCGCTGCTGGCGGCCGCCACCCTCGATCTGGGCCTCGATTCACCGAGCGAGAATCCGGACTGGGCGGACGTGCCGGCCGTCGTAACGTGGTTCGAGCAACTCCCGTCGGTGCCGGGCTCGCATCCACCGCTGATCCTCTTCGTCGAGCGTGTGGCCCACGATCCCACGGTTTCCGTCTCCCGCGAGCTGCACGAGTGGATCGAGACGAGGTCCGGCCTGGACCCGGCGACACAACGCGAGATCCATGTGACGACACTGCGCCACTCGGTCCGACTGCGCGCCTTGAGTAACGAGTCTTATACTGATGGTAAAGTCGGGCAAAACGGGCACCCGTCAACGCCCCATGGAGGAGATCCCGGAGCCTTGTCCAGTTCCGTACTGGCCCACACGCCATCCGCCACGGCCGAGATCACCGAGACGGGGAGCGGGCGCGAGCCGGTGCGCATCTGGGGCGGTGTCCCGCTTCGCAATCCGGACTTCACCGGCCGTGAGACGCTGCTCTCCAATCTGCGGAAGGCACTGGAGACCCGCTCGGCGGCGTCGGTCCTGCCACAGACCCTGCACGGCATGGGCGGCGTGGGCAAGACCCAGTTGGCCGTCGAATTCGTCTATCGGTACTCCGACCAGTACGACGTGGTGTGGTGGATCGCCGCGGAGCAACAGTCCCTGGTGCTGCAGTCGCTGCTCGACCTGAGCCGCCGGCTCGGCCTGCCACGCACCGAGGACATGCGGCAGACCGCCACCATGGTGATGGACGCGCTCGCCACCACCCCGCTCCGCTGGCTTCTGGTCTACGACAACGCGCTCAACCCGGACGACATCACCGGCCTCGTCCCGTCGGCCGGCGGCCACGTCATCCTGACCTCGCGCAACCAGACCTGGGCAAGCGTGTGGGACGCCATCGAGGTCGACGTCTTCGACCGGCCGGAAAGCGTCGAGCTCATCCGCAAACGCGGCAACGTCATCGCCCGGGAGGACGCGGAGGCCCTGGCGGAGAAGCTGGGCGACCTACCGCTCGCGCTCGACCAGGCCGCCTCCTGGCAGAAGGCGACCGGGATGCCGGTCGGCGAGTACCTCGAGCTGTTCGACCACCACGTGCGGGAGCTTCTGGACGAGGGGCGGCCGGCGTCCTACCCGACCACCGTCGCCGCGTTCGTCAACATCGCGTTCGAGCGTCTCCGCGTCGACGCGCCCGCGGTGGCCCAGCTCCTGGAGTTGTTCGCCTTTCTGGGCGCGGAGCCGCTGTCCGTCAGCCTGCTGCGGTCAGCGAAGAACAGCAACGTCTCGCAGCCGCTCGCCGGGGTGCTGCGGGACACCATCAAGCTGAACCGCACCATCCGAGCGCTTCGACAGTACGGCTTGGCACGGGTCGGCGGTGACCAGTCCATCCAGGTGCACCGCCTGGTGCAGCTGGTGCTCAGGGACGGGCTCAGCGAGGATCTCGCGGAGCAGAGCCGGCGCAACGCGCAGGCGATCCTCTCCGCGGCGAATCCCGAGGAACCCGACGAGTCCCGCTCCTGGCCGATCTACGCGCTCATCGAGCCACACCTGCAGCCGGCCGGGCTGATCTACTCCGATCGACGCGACGCGCACCAGGTGGTCATCGATCAGATCCGCTACCTCGGGGTCATCGGCGACAGCGAGGGAGCGCGGCGGCTCGGTGAGCTGACCGTCAACGTCTGGCAGAAGAACCGCACCGCGCCCAACCTGGGCCCGGACGGGGAGCACACCCTCCTCGCCACCCGGCACCTGGCGGTTGCGCTGAGCGACCTGGGGCTGAGCGGCCGCGCGAAAGCGCTCAAGCTCGAGGCGTTCCGCCGTTTCCAGGAGAATGCCGCTTTCGGCCGCCTCCACGAGCACACGCTGTCCACGTTGCTGTCCATCGGCACCGATCTCCGCGCCGCGGGCGACTTCAAGGAGGCCCTGGCCTCCGAGAACGATGCAGTGGAGCGGCACGAGGCGGCCTTCGGCGAGGACGACACGCTGACGATCAGCGCTCTCGGGAACCGCGCGGTCAGCCTGCGAATGCTGAGCCGGTTCCAGGAGGCCTACGACGTCGACATCAAACGGATCTCGACACTGCAGGACACCGTCGGCGAGAACAACTGGCGGACCCTGCTGGCCCAGTCGAATCTGGCTCGTGACCTGTACGGGCTCGGCCGCTACACGGAGGCCCTGGAGCTGCAGCGCGGCGTCCTGCCGCTCCATTCGTCGACGTTGGGCGATCGACACCCGCACGTGTTGCTGGCGATCCGCACGCTGACCATCGCGCTGCGGAAGACGGGCTCGTATCGCGAGGCGCTGCCATACGCGCGCACCAACTTCCGGGACCTGACCGCCCGGTTCGGCCCGGATCACGAGCACGTCCTCAGCGCCGCCATGACCCTCGCGAACACGCTCCGCGTGATGGGTCAGCCGGGCGAGGCACGCAATATCGCGATGAGCACGCTGACGAAGTACCGGCGTGTATTCGGGGACGAGCACCCGCTCACGCTCGCGGCGAGCACCAACACGGCGATCATCCTGCGCGCCCTCGGCGAGCACCGCGACGCCTTCGATCTGGACGAGCGGACGCTGCGATCGTTGACCAACGCCCTCGGTGCGGAGCACGGCTACACGCTCTGCGCCGCCTCGAACCACTCGAACAACCTTGCCCAGGCACACGACCTGCAGGCCGCCCGCGACCTGTCCCGGAAGACGTTGGAGCTGTCCCGCTCCGTACGCGGCGTTGAGCACCCGTACACGTTGGCCTGTGCCGTCAACAGCGCGCTGGACCTGGTGGCGAGCGGTGACAGCGTCCAGGGCCGGGAACTGCTGGACGAGACGGTGCTGGCGATGAGCCGGACGCTGGGACCCGATCACCCGGAGACCGTCGATGTCGGCCGCGGCAAACGCGCCGAGTGCGACATCGAGCCGCCGCCGACCTGA
- a CDS encoding HEXXH motif domain-containing protein, translating to MTEFHSLDDDDLAGLATGLGGADTVRRLAESQLSRTLLLLRYVCTHWPGPVEHRDAAVAALAAAQKRKPEVYERLLGSPLTGAWAAGTVRRLRSGTVTSADLGYPGALAAAAAAEAGVDAETWGYASAGAVTLPGLGTARLPGRPSDGPARITVSDGSVMLARAGRLLRVPAEAAASWEPRRSLGAGVVLEDGDPYRDSYHAPPAARLGADEAARWADVFAEAWELLGRVLPDRAPELAAGLRVLVPLHDDGTGAARSGTGRDSFGMVGLTRPLSAVDLVVTLVHEFQHSKLSAVLALCPMYEPSGTERHFAPWRTDPRPTGGLLQGVYAFLGVADTWSRLRGIDPEAEAQFAAMRTEVRAGWEALDGSAELTPAGRRFVTAMGAAIGALEARPLPAVITQRSRVDLARKQEAWSIRNGRS from the coding sequence GTGACTGAATTCCACTCGCTCGACGACGACGACCTCGCCGGGCTCGCCACCGGGCTCGGCGGCGCGGACACGGTCCGCCGGCTCGCGGAAAGCCAGCTGAGCCGCACACTGCTGCTGCTGCGGTACGTCTGCACGCACTGGCCCGGACCGGTCGAGCACCGGGACGCGGCGGTCGCGGCGCTGGCCGCGGCGCAGAAACGCAAACCGGAGGTGTACGAGCGGCTGCTCGGCAGCCCGCTGACCGGCGCGTGGGCGGCCGGCACGGTGCGGCGGCTGCGGTCCGGCACGGTCACCTCCGCGGATCTCGGCTATCCGGGCGCGCTGGCCGCCGCGGCCGCGGCCGAGGCCGGCGTCGACGCGGAGACCTGGGGGTACGCGTCCGCGGGCGCGGTCACGCTGCCCGGGCTCGGCACGGCACGGCTGCCGGGCCGGCCGTCGGACGGCCCGGCGCGGATCACGGTGTCGGACGGGTCGGTGATGCTGGCCCGCGCCGGCCGGCTGCTGCGCGTGCCCGCGGAGGCGGCCGCCTCGTGGGAGCCGCGGCGTTCGCTGGGCGCCGGCGTGGTCCTGGAGGACGGCGATCCGTACCGCGACTCCTACCACGCGCCGCCGGCCGCCCGGCTCGGTGCGGACGAGGCCGCGCGGTGGGCCGACGTGTTCGCGGAGGCGTGGGAACTGCTCGGCCGGGTGCTGCCGGACCGCGCGCCGGAGCTGGCCGCCGGGCTGCGCGTGCTGGTGCCGCTGCACGACGACGGCACCGGCGCGGCGCGCAGCGGCACCGGGCGCGACTCGTTCGGGATGGTCGGGCTGACCCGGCCGCTCTCCGCCGTGGACCTGGTGGTGACGCTGGTGCACGAGTTCCAGCACTCGAAGCTGAGCGCGGTGCTGGCGCTGTGCCCGATGTACGAGCCGTCCGGCACGGAGCGGCACTTCGCCCCGTGGCGGACCGACCCGCGGCCGACCGGGGGGTTGTTGCAGGGGGTGTACGCGTTCCTGGGCGTGGCGGACACGTGGTCGCGACTGCGCGGCATCGATCCGGAGGCGGAGGCACAGTTCGCCGCGATGCGGACCGAGGTGCGGGCCGGGTGGGAGGCGCTGGACGGGTCCGCTGAACTGACCCCGGCCGGGCGCCGCTTCGTGACCGCGATGGGCGCGGCGATCGGCGCACTGGAGGCGAGGCCGTTGCCCGCAGTGATCACGCAACGCTCACGGGTGGACCTGGCGCGCAAACAGGAGGCCTGGTCAATCCGGAATGGACGGTCCTGA
- the fxsT gene encoding FxSxx-COOH system tetratricopeptide repeat protein: MAELQLLYRAAGRPAYRKVSDAIRDRHDMPDTVSHETVSAIIRGAVLPRWIKVECVVRQLAAMAVTRPDPEAEVRRFHLLWSSEDDRQRERDLTRSARQPTGSPAAHGLRRPIGEGLPPQGLFIGRHELLDRVGAELAVQLHMPIVLHGPAGMGKTHLAIEYAHRHRGDYDYIWWVPAEQFDATPAEMTRIADHLGVPRSRSVQQTVRTLLNRLESGTAGRWLIIFDNAGPAGEMAPFIPSSGGDVIVTTRDTAAWRGRGRLIDVDVFQRPESIELLRTRGHRISQSDAERLAEVLGDMPLALEQVAAMQSYTRTPAGEYLAHLESRAAAVLSQETAGYPETVASAFGLAYDRLRQESLGAARLLDMLSFLAAEPIPLALLRRAGGTRLPDPLGRIVDDQTELEAAVGRLGRFGLARVGDDAQRLQIHRLVQLIVRDALSESELRLARASAHRLISVANPGRPDDQVTWDLHSQLRRHVRVCGLVNSAEHAARAAVLDQIRYLTRSGDPHEAVNLAQEVLAIWSRSGAPVEQTYKARRGLVEALTEVGRYDEATVAADLLWQEIRDNPDFGPDHELAIDIAIRRGRLYRIFGRYRDALALEQDLRSRVRQSPGNEARFLHGRNNLAASYRQLGQFAEALELDRVVEQERRRSFGSTHNWTLLSGSNIARDLYGLGRYAEALETMERVLPQTRRELGARHDYVLLGNRTLAMAARKCGDLDRALAVSNENQKDCLSTYPDDHEAALASVMTYANTLCASGQFTKAWDLFTMIIYRYRRSFGVRNPLSLTACINLGIVLRAQGESNKAFQIDRQTLAVLRQTVGPRHPYTLAASLGLANDLAMLPGERESAAALLADTWHVMRQVRGAEHPETLACAVNYGLLDARDDRRIPALGESLSRLEEVLGAGHPLVSSLRQGQCGECDVEPPPT, translated from the coding sequence GTGGCCGAGCTGCAACTGCTCTACCGCGCCGCCGGGCGCCCGGCGTACCGCAAGGTCAGCGACGCCATCCGCGACCGCCACGACATGCCCGACACGGTCAGCCACGAGACGGTCAGCGCGATCATCCGCGGTGCCGTGCTCCCCCGGTGGATCAAAGTGGAATGCGTGGTCCGGCAACTCGCCGCGATGGCGGTGACCAGACCGGACCCCGAGGCGGAGGTGCGCCGCTTCCACCTGCTGTGGTCCTCGGAGGACGACCGTCAGCGCGAACGGGATCTGACGCGTTCGGCCCGGCAGCCAACCGGCTCGCCGGCCGCCCATGGGCTCAGACGGCCGATCGGCGAAGGACTGCCGCCGCAGGGCCTGTTCATCGGACGTCATGAGTTGCTCGATCGCGTCGGGGCAGAGCTCGCGGTTCAGCTCCACATGCCGATCGTGTTGCACGGCCCGGCCGGCATGGGGAAGACGCATCTGGCGATCGAGTACGCACACCGGCACCGCGGAGACTACGACTACATCTGGTGGGTGCCGGCGGAACAGTTCGACGCGACCCCGGCGGAGATGACCCGGATCGCGGACCATCTGGGCGTGCCGCGCAGCCGGTCCGTCCAGCAGACCGTGCGCACCCTGCTCAACCGGCTCGAATCCGGCACGGCCGGACGGTGGTTGATCATCTTTGACAACGCGGGCCCGGCAGGCGAGATGGCACCCTTCATCCCCAGCTCCGGCGGCGATGTCATCGTCACCACCAGGGATACGGCAGCATGGCGTGGGCGCGGCAGGCTCATCGATGTCGACGTGTTCCAGCGCCCGGAGAGCATCGAGCTGCTTCGTACCCGCGGCCATCGCATCTCGCAGAGCGATGCCGAGCGGCTCGCCGAGGTGCTCGGGGACATGCCGCTGGCGCTCGAGCAGGTGGCGGCCATGCAGTCATACACGCGGACGCCGGCCGGCGAATACCTCGCACACCTGGAGAGCCGCGCCGCAGCGGTGCTGTCGCAGGAGACGGCCGGCTATCCGGAGACGGTGGCGAGCGCGTTCGGCTTGGCCTACGACCGGCTCCGCCAGGAGTCCCTCGGCGCCGCACGCCTGCTCGACATGCTCTCCTTCCTCGCCGCCGAACCCATTCCGCTGGCATTGCTCCGCCGGGCCGGAGGCACCCGGCTCCCCGATCCGCTCGGCCGGATCGTCGACGACCAGACCGAACTCGAAGCGGCGGTCGGCCGGCTCGGCCGGTTCGGGCTGGCCCGCGTGGGGGACGATGCGCAGCGACTGCAGATTCACCGGCTGGTGCAGCTCATCGTGCGTGACGCGCTGAGCGAGAGCGAGCTGCGGCTCGCCCGGGCGAGCGCACACCGCCTGATCAGTGTCGCCAATCCGGGGCGTCCCGACGACCAGGTCACCTGGGATCTGCACTCCCAGTTACGGCGCCACGTGCGTGTCTGCGGGCTGGTCAACAGTGCCGAGCATGCCGCTCGGGCGGCGGTGCTCGACCAGATCCGGTACCTCACACGCTCCGGCGATCCGCACGAAGCGGTGAATCTGGCCCAGGAGGTCCTGGCCATCTGGAGCAGGTCCGGCGCACCGGTCGAGCAGACCTACAAGGCACGCCGAGGATTGGTGGAAGCTCTGACCGAAGTGGGCCGCTATGACGAGGCGACCGTCGCCGCCGACCTGCTGTGGCAGGAGATCCGGGACAATCCTGACTTCGGCCCGGATCACGAACTGGCCATCGACATCGCGATCCGCAGGGGCCGGCTGTATCGGATCTTCGGTCGATACCGCGACGCACTCGCACTCGAGCAGGACCTCCGCTCGCGCGTGCGACAGTCGCCCGGCAACGAGGCACGGTTCCTGCACGGGCGGAACAACCTCGCGGCCAGCTATCGGCAGCTCGGCCAGTTCGCCGAGGCGCTGGAGCTCGACCGCGTCGTGGAACAGGAGCGCCGCCGGTCCTTCGGCTCCACCCACAACTGGACCCTGCTGTCCGGTTCCAACATCGCGCGTGACCTCTACGGCCTCGGCCGCTACGCGGAGGCCCTGGAGACCATGGAGCGGGTTCTGCCGCAGACCCGGCGGGAGTTGGGAGCCCGTCACGACTACGTGCTGCTGGGAAACAGAACGCTCGCCATGGCGGCCCGCAAGTGCGGTGACCTCGACAGAGCTCTGGCGGTGAGCAACGAGAACCAGAAGGACTGTCTGTCCACCTATCCCGACGATCATGAAGCCGCCTTGGCGTCGGTGATGACCTATGCGAACACCCTCTGCGCCTCCGGCCAGTTCACCAAGGCGTGGGACCTGTTCACGATGATCATCTATCGGTACCGGCGTAGCTTCGGCGTCCGGAATCCCCTGTCGCTCACGGCATGCATCAACCTCGGGATCGTTCTGCGCGCGCAGGGCGAGAGCAACAAGGCGTTCCAGATCGACCGCCAGACGCTGGCCGTCCTCCGGCAGACCGTGGGCCCGAGGCATCCGTACACGCTCGCCGCCTCGTTGGGGCTGGCGAACGATCTCGCGATGCTGCCCGGCGAGCGCGAGTCCGCCGCCGCGCTACTGGCCGACACCTGGCACGTGATGCGCCAGGTCCGCGGTGCCGAGCACCCCGAGACGCTGGCCTGCGCGGTCAACTACGGGCTGCTGGACGCCCGCGACGACCGGCGCATCCCCGCGCTGGGGGAGAGCCTCAGCCGGCTGGAGGAAGTGCTCGGCGCCGGCCATCCGCTGGTGTCGAGCCTTCGCCAGGGACAGTGCGGCGAATGCGACGTGGAACCACCGCCGACCTGA